One Olsenella sp. oral taxon 807 DNA segment encodes these proteins:
- a CDS encoding DAK2 domain-containing protein, whose amino-acid sequence MIADIVRSCFPVAAKVVADKADEINKLNVFPVPDGDTGTNMSLTLGTVVKEIEALPEGASMGDIAKAITHGSLMGARGNSGVITSQILRGVAEGLTNARGVRVTTSDIAFALRNGVKVAFKAVRKPVEGTILTVLRDVSTKADQLEKAKATPRETLDAIVIEAYESVARTPELLPVLKENGVVDSGAFGLATFIEGFVNACEGKAGEVSDFKTTVATGDDAKAHVANVVDIEINDNWEGSEYRYCTEFLFHADSAQFDEDACLKYFSTMGDCELLVGSNPDYKCHVHTNRPDRVLRHMLHRGQVFNVFVHNMDLEAQERTESIREDKDAAKATSAPTAPTKKLGFVAVAAGSGQADILRSLGVDVIVSGGQTMNPSTADILSAIEEAGAENVIVLPDNSNIRMAAEAAVAACEDVRAAIVPTKTVLQAFSAMFAADTEADLEANVDAMTEAISEIRDGEVTTAVRDSVAVDGTPIHAGDVMGIMGGAIRVVGSDVEQVTLDVIARMQDEGEGDTLTILAGADMDDRSFRHLLDAIGRTQPDLELDPHRGEQPLYPVIFSIE is encoded by the coding sequence ATGATTGCCGACATCGTTCGCAGCTGCTTCCCCGTGGCGGCCAAGGTCGTTGCTGACAAGGCAGACGAGATCAACAAACTCAACGTCTTTCCCGTTCCCGATGGAGACACAGGCACCAACATGTCCCTTACCTTGGGTACGGTGGTCAAGGAGATAGAGGCGCTTCCTGAGGGCGCCTCCATGGGCGACATCGCGAAGGCAATCACCCATGGCTCGCTCATGGGCGCGCGCGGCAACTCTGGTGTCATCACAAGCCAGATACTGCGCGGCGTTGCTGAGGGGCTCACGAACGCCAGGGGCGTGCGCGTCACTACGTCCGACATCGCCTTCGCGCTCAGAAACGGTGTCAAGGTCGCCTTCAAGGCCGTCCGCAAGCCTGTCGAGGGCACCATCCTCACAGTGCTCAGGGATGTCTCGACAAAGGCGGACCAACTTGAGAAGGCTAAGGCCACGCCGCGAGAGACCCTCGATGCCATCGTGATCGAGGCCTACGAGTCGGTTGCGCGTACGCCCGAGCTGCTTCCCGTTCTCAAGGAGAACGGCGTCGTGGACTCCGGTGCCTTTGGACTGGCGACCTTCATCGAGGGCTTCGTGAACGCGTGCGAGGGCAAGGCGGGCGAGGTGAGCGACTTCAAGACGACCGTCGCGACCGGTGATGACGCAAAAGCGCATGTGGCCAATGTCGTCGATATCGAGATAAATGACAATTGGGAGGGTTCCGAATACCGTTACTGCACGGAGTTCCTCTTTCATGCTGACAGTGCACAGTTCGACGAGGACGCCTGTCTCAAGTACTTCTCGACTATGGGCGACTGTGAGCTTCTGGTGGGTTCCAATCCAGACTATAAGTGCCACGTACACACCAACAGACCCGACAGGGTGCTGCGCCACATGCTGCATCGCGGCCAGGTCTTCAACGTCTTCGTGCACAACATGGACCTCGAGGCGCAGGAGCGCACCGAGTCTATCCGCGAGGACAAGGATGCTGCCAAGGCGACGTCAGCCCCTACCGCCCCCACGAAGAAGCTCGGCTTTGTGGCGGTCGCCGCCGGGTCGGGGCAGGCAGACATTCTCAGGTCGCTCGGCGTGGACGTCATTGTCTCGGGTGGCCAGACCATGAACCCTTCGACGGCAGACATTCTTTCGGCCATCGAGGAGGCGGGTGCCGAGAACGTCATCGTGCTTCCCGATAACAGCAACATTCGCATGGCTGCCGAGGCGGCCGTTGCCGCCTGCGAGGACGTACGGGCGGCGATCGTTCCCACCAAGACCGTGCTACAGGCCTTCTCGGCCATGTTCGCGGCCGATACTGAGGCAGATCTCGAGGCTAACGTAGATGCCATGACGGAAGCCATCTCGGAAATCCGCGACGGAGAGGTCACGACTGCCGTGCGCGACTCAGTAGCAGTCGATGGCACGCCCATCCATGCCGGTGACGTGATGGGCATCATGGGCGGGGCCATCAGAGTCGTGGGATCTGACGTCGAGCAGGTCACCCTCGATGTCATAGCACGGATGCAGGATGAGGGGGAGGGAGATACCCTCACCATTCTTGCTGGCGCAGACATGGATGATAGGAGCTTCCGACACCTGCTCGATGCCATCGGAAGGACCCAGCCCGACCTCGAGCTTGACCCCCATCGTGGGGAACAGCCTCTCTACCCGGTCATTTTCTCCATTGAGTAA
- a CDS encoding ATP-dependent DNA helicase RecG, whose protein sequence is MPALSGLSVAEVGGRLDRTCREDTDVEQLRYVFGQRRDALVRMGVHTVRDLFLHVPYRYLDFSHVTDIAHADVGSDATIIATVDEVTTKYPRPRLHVTEISVLDQTGVLQVSLFQRPWIVEQLKPGDVLALSGKISFAFGFKQMRSPFMEKLDGSEDPSTFARILPVHPAGEGASPAWMRRIVAAALADGGDVADFLPARIVGTHKLMTLGRALREVHFPRSFKTKEAARRRLAFDELICLQLALRTRQSIEQRGITPTTHVISGPRMRALLAALPFSLSPEQRQAANEVLADMASRRVMNRLLLGDVGCGKTAVAAVALAAVCDTRSQAAMMAPTSVLAHQYAERLGPLLDAAQVSWALLTGSTSQTERVRAREGVAKGEICVIFGTTALLSGSLEFRHLSLIVIDEQHRFGVDQRASLRRKGAGADLLAMTATPIPRTLALSFYGDLDCSRITRRPKPGAGIETSCISPENLDLAWGAIREASEMGRQAYVICPLVDDADDGSDLDDVPDQSLSAAKQLHSATSTARELSHTLRGLSIGLLHGRLSSADKDAVMDDFRQGKLDVLVSTTVVEVGVDVPNATVMLVLDADRFGLATLHQLRGRVGRGDVKGTAFLCCAAKKGTPARRRLSALEETSDGLALAERDLSLRHEGELLGYRQSGGITLKIADLAADGDLVRLAHADAREISAQDPRLSEDDHIPLALEVKGRFGGYFDELERA, encoded by the coding sequence GTGCCGGCGCTATCAGGCTTGTCCGTAGCTGAGGTAGGGGGACGACTTGATCGGACCTGCCGGGAGGACACGGACGTCGAGCAGCTCAGGTACGTCTTTGGACAGAGGCGGGATGCGCTCGTGCGAATGGGCGTGCACACGGTACGTGACCTCTTCCTCCACGTACCCTATCGCTATCTTGACTTCTCTCATGTCACTGATATCGCCCACGCGGATGTGGGCAGCGATGCGACCATCATCGCGACAGTGGATGAGGTGACGACAAAGTACCCACGTCCGCGGCTGCATGTTACCGAGATCTCTGTGCTTGACCAGACAGGTGTTCTTCAGGTCTCGCTTTTCCAGAGACCTTGGATCGTTGAGCAGCTCAAGCCGGGTGACGTGCTTGCGCTCTCAGGGAAGATCAGCTTTGCCTTTGGTTTCAAACAGATGCGCTCCCCCTTTATGGAGAAGCTTGATGGTAGCGAGGATCCCTCGACGTTTGCGCGCATCCTGCCCGTGCATCCTGCCGGTGAGGGCGCATCTCCCGCCTGGATGCGCCGGATCGTTGCCGCAGCCCTTGCCGACGGGGGGGACGTAGCCGACTTTCTGCCTGCTCGCATCGTAGGCACCCACAAGCTCATGACCTTAGGCAGAGCGCTCAGGGAGGTGCACTTCCCACGGTCTTTCAAAACTAAGGAGGCCGCGAGGCGCAGGCTTGCCTTCGACGAGCTCATCTGCCTGCAGCTTGCCCTCCGCACCAGGCAAAGCATCGAGCAGCGCGGCATAACGCCCACCACCCACGTCATCTCGGGGCCGAGGATGAGGGCCCTCCTTGCTGCCCTCCCGTTCTCGCTGAGTCCCGAGCAACGTCAGGCCGCAAACGAGGTGCTCGCCGACATGGCGTCGAGACGCGTCATGAACCGGCTCCTTCTTGGTGACGTCGGCTGTGGCAAGACGGCCGTCGCCGCCGTCGCGCTCGCCGCCGTCTGCGATACGAGAAGCCAGGCCGCTATGATGGCACCGACCTCGGTGTTGGCACACCAGTATGCCGAGAGGCTTGGGCCACTGCTCGACGCTGCGCAGGTCAGCTGGGCGCTCCTCACGGGCTCCACCTCCCAGACGGAGCGGGTGCGTGCACGTGAGGGCGTGGCCAAAGGAGAGATCTGCGTCATCTTCGGGACGACGGCGCTCCTGTCGGGCTCGCTTGAGTTCAGGCATCTCAGCCTCATTGTGATAGACGAGCAGCATCGCTTTGGGGTCGACCAGAGGGCGTCGCTCAGACGCAAGGGGGCGGGCGCGGATCTCCTCGCCATGACGGCGACGCCCATACCGAGGACGCTCGCCCTCTCGTTCTACGGAGACCTCGACTGTTCCCGCATCACGAGGCGTCCGAAGCCCGGCGCAGGGATCGAGACGAGCTGCATCTCGCCTGAGAACCTTGACCTCGCCTGGGGGGCCATCCGCGAGGCCTCCGAGATGGGACGGCAGGCCTACGTCATCTGCCCCCTCGTGGATGACGCAGATGACGGGAGTGATCTTGATGACGTCCCGGACCAGTCGCTCTCCGCCGCTAAGCAGCTGCACTCCGCGACCTCCACCGCGCGCGAGCTCTCACATACGCTGAGGGGACTCTCCATAGGCCTTCTGCATGGGCGCTTGTCTTCTGCCGACAAGGATGCGGTCATGGATGACTTTCGTCAGGGCAAGCTCGACGTCCTCGTCTCGACAACGGTCGTTGAGGTGGGCGTTGACGTCCCCAATGCCACGGTGATGCTTGTTTTGGATGCGGATCGCTTTGGCCTCGCGACTCTGCACCAGCTTCGCGGGCGTGTGGGGCGCGGAGACGTCAAGGGCACCGCCTTTCTCTGTTGTGCCGCCAAGAAGGGTACACCCGCTCGTAGGCGCCTCTCTGCGCTTGAGGAGACGTCCGACGGCCTTGCGCTGGCGGAGCGGGACCTCAGCCTGCGTCATGAGGGTGAGCTCCTTGGATACAGACAGTCGGGTGGGATCACGCTCAAGATTGCCGACCTTGCCGCAGACGGGGACCTGGTCCGGCTTGCGCATGCCGACGCGCGTGAGATCTCGGCCCAGGACCCGAGGCTTTCCGAGGACGACCACATCCCGTTGGCCCTCGAGGTCAAAGGGCGCTTTGGCGGCTACTTTGACGAGCTGGAACGTGCATGA
- the rsmD gene encoding 16S rRNA (guanine(966)-N(2))-methyltransferase RsmD, whose amino-acid sequence MSRMRIVGGMWRGRTIASLPGARTRPTTDRTRESLASMVLSSFGLDLSEVWVLDAFAGSGALGLEFLSRGAKGCTFVERNRRAAQLVRDNCRTLGADPASARVVESDIYRFVRNAALPGAPFSLILLDPPYAMAGESVLSLVGLLRVSGQLSDAARVLYEHGREHAGLALGGAQLVGKREHGISVVELWEMGSTDE is encoded by the coding sequence ATGAGTCGGATGAGAATAGTGGGTGGCATGTGGCGTGGGCGTACCATCGCGTCCCTGCCGGGCGCGCGTACCCGTCCCACGACTGACCGAACGCGCGAGTCGCTCGCTTCGATGGTACTCTCATCCTTTGGCCTTGACCTCTCGGAGGTGTGGGTTCTTGACGCCTTCGCCGGCTCTGGCGCGCTTGGCCTCGAGTTCCTCTCTCGTGGCGCTAAGGGCTGCACCTTCGTGGAAAGGAACAGGAGGGCAGCGCAGCTTGTAAGGGACAACTGCAGGACGCTTGGCGCGGACCCGGCCAGCGCGCGGGTGGTCGAGTCCGACATCTATAGGTTCGTCCGCAACGCTGCGCTACCCGGCGCTCCGTTCTCTCTCATCCTGCTCGACCCTCCGTACGCGATGGCGGGTGAGAGTGTCTTGTCACTCGTCGGACTACTTCGTGTCTCAGGTCAGCTCAGCGACGCCGCGAGGGTACTATACGAGCATGGAAGGGAGCATGCTGGCCTCGCGCTTGGCGGGGCGCAGCTCGTGGGGAAGAGGGAGCACGGCATCAGCGTCGTGGAGCTGTGGGAGATGGGGAGTACAGATGAGTGA
- the coaD gene encoding pantetheine-phosphate adenylyltransferase, with product MSDTIIRHVVVPGTFDPVTLGHLDVIARTRRMFSQVTIGVAASLTKNGSGPHFSLEERTQMLRESIVELRIDKGVEIRPFSGLLMDLCRTIGADGVVKGLRAMTDFEYELQQADLNYRLAPEVESIFVMGSPRHGYISSSIVRELALMGGDVSFLVPACVKRRLDTLNEA from the coding sequence ATGAGTGACACGATAATCCGGCATGTGGTGGTGCCTGGCACCTTCGATCCCGTGACCCTAGGACACCTCGATGTCATCGCCCGAACGCGCAGGATGTTCTCCCAGGTGACGATAGGGGTTGCGGCGTCGCTCACCAAGAATGGCTCGGGGCCGCACTTCTCTCTCGAGGAGCGCACCCAGATGCTGCGCGAGTCCATTGTCGAGCTGAGGATCGATAAGGGGGTGGAGATTCGTCCCTTCTCGGGGCTTTTGATGGACCTCTGCCGCACGATTGGGGCAGACGGCGTGGTCAAGGGCTTGCGCGCGATGACCGACTTCGAGTACGAACTGCAGCAGGCAGATCTCAACTACCGTCTTGCACCTGAGGTCGAGTCGATCTTCGTTATGGGCAGTCCGAGGCATGGCTACATCTCGTCCTCAATCGTAAGGGAGCTCGCACTCATGGGCGGGGATGTCTCGTTTTTGGTTCCTGCCTGCGTCAAGAGAAGGCTCGACACCCTCAATGAGGCGTGA
- a CDS encoding VWA domain-containing protein — MDTKNKILMGAGAFVVLCIVVFGGLYLTRNFGKSDKQVSSETALATIDRLYDKVKPSVAPPIKSSIEYSDSKSAADELPDIDSSYPTVVRAGTDLSVELWSSGEKAGTGTDGWLTEMARRFNAAGVSVNGKTASVTLRSIPSGTSVDYIASGKRVPDGYTPSNALWVSMLNAKGVQTTTVTERLAGNVAGVVIKNDKYDELVQKYGSIDMKAVTQAVSDGALQFGYTNPFTSATGLNFLISTLVRYDTSNPLSDVATEGFRSFQRNVPFVSLTTQQMHDAAQRDTLDGFVTEYQVYHNDQQLQGAYKFAAFGYRHDNPLVAVSGASDDAKAVLDAFAQYCAKDSSQQLASEDGFNGLDDYVSESAALDGQTIIHAQELYKKNKDSGNPVVAVFVADVSGSMGGEPINALKSSLINSMSYIGTENYIGLVSYSDDVTINVPIERFDMDQQRLFKGGVESLSAGGSTATFDGVIVAMKMVQDKLKEIPNARPMIFVLSDGDTNRGHDLNDIRSPIEALDVPIYTIGYNANISALKQISSVSEAATIDASTDDVTYQLRQLFNASM, encoded by the coding sequence ATGGATACAAAGAACAAGATCCTGATGGGAGCGGGTGCCTTTGTCGTTCTCTGCATCGTGGTGTTTGGGGGGCTCTACCTGACACGCAACTTCGGTAAGAGCGACAAGCAGGTGAGCAGCGAGACCGCCTTGGCCACCATAGACAGGCTCTACGACAAGGTTAAGCCTTCGGTTGCCCCACCCATCAAGTCATCCATCGAGTACAGCGACAGCAAGTCGGCCGCAGATGAGCTTCCCGACATTGACTCGTCCTACCCCACCGTCGTTCGCGCGGGCACAGATCTGAGCGTGGAGCTGTGGTCATCTGGAGAGAAGGCGGGTACGGGTACGGATGGGTGGCTCACCGAGATGGCACGTCGCTTTAATGCGGCAGGCGTCAGCGTGAACGGAAAGACGGCTTCCGTCACGCTCAGGAGCATCCCATCGGGCACCTCGGTTGACTACATAGCCAGCGGCAAGAGGGTGCCCGATGGTTATACGCCCTCCAATGCGCTCTGGGTGAGCATGCTCAACGCCAAGGGCGTGCAGACCACGACAGTCACCGAGCGGCTGGCGGGCAACGTCGCGGGCGTCGTGATCAAAAATGACAAGTATGACGAGTTGGTACAGAAGTACGGCAGCATCGACATGAAGGCGGTAACGCAGGCGGTGTCCGATGGCGCGCTGCAGTTTGGCTACACCAACCCGTTCACCTCGGCGACCGGTCTCAACTTCCTCATATCGACGCTCGTGCGCTACGACACGTCAAACCCCCTCTCTGACGTTGCGACGGAGGGCTTCAGGTCCTTCCAGCGAAACGTGCCCTTCGTCTCCCTCACAACCCAGCAGATGCATGACGCGGCGCAAAGAGACACGCTCGACGGCTTTGTGACGGAGTACCAGGTGTACCATAACGACCAGCAGCTCCAGGGCGCCTACAAGTTCGCGGCCTTCGGTTATCGCCATGACAACCCCCTCGTCGCAGTCAGTGGGGCAAGCGATGACGCGAAGGCGGTGCTTGACGCGTTCGCGCAGTACTGTGCGAAAGACTCCTCCCAGCAGCTTGCCAGCGAGGACGGCTTCAACGGCTTAGACGACTACGTCAGTGAGAGCGCCGCCTTAGACGGACAGACCATCATCCATGCCCAGGAGCTCTACAAGAAGAACAAAGACAGCGGCAATCCCGTCGTCGCGGTGTTCGTTGCCGACGTCTCGGGTTCGATGGGAGGAGAGCCCATCAACGCGCTCAAGTCATCGCTCATCAACAGCATGTCCTACATCGGTACGGAGAACTACATAGGCCTCGTGTCCTATTCCGATGACGTGACCATCAACGTCCCGATCGAGCGCTTCGACATGGACCAGCAGAGGCTCTTCAAGGGTGGTGTCGAGAGCCTGAGCGCAGGGGGTTCCACGGCCACCTTCGATGGGGTGATCGTTGCCATGAAGATGGTGCAGGACAAGCTCAAAGAAATACCGAACGCTCGTCCGATGATCTTCGTGCTCTCGGACGGCGACACGAACCGAGGCCATGACCTCAACGACATCCGCAGCCCCATCGAGGCCCTCGACGTCCCCATCTATACGATTGGCTACAATGCCAACATCAGTGCCCTCAAGCAGATAAGTAGCGTGAGTGAGGCAGCGACGATAGACGCCTCGACGGACGACGTGACGTATCAGCTCAGGCAGCTCTTCAACGCGAGCATGTAG
- a CDS encoding toxic anion resistance protein, producing MAFSLEVPDENEVKAIVRQQVEPTEERRRTIAGATEGQAGQIMSVDLDSFESRREITSAIESMGNDLATKSTAKNEILARRIGELGQGGGQTGEVARGLADLSIQMRDLDPSTIDFAKSGGLGKFFNPVRRYFERYKTADAEIADIVRSLDRGKATLTADNTTLELEEAAMRDLTKKLSEKVDIAMQLDRSLTTEIERRKAQNEDEKLVKFVEEEVLFPLRQKVMDFQQLLVVNQQGIVAMEVIRRNNLELIRAVDRAQSVTVSSLRVAVTVAGALYNQKIVLDKVKALNATTESMIASTSRMLKEQGTEIQRQATEATVSPETLKQAFADALGALDDISTYKQEALPRIAQTIQEFKQIAEKGEARLKQMEDAGAFDR from the coding sequence ATGGCGTTTTCACTCGAGGTCCCCGACGAGAACGAGGTCAAGGCGATCGTAAGGCAGCAGGTCGAACCTACTGAGGAGCGGAGGCGGACTATAGCGGGCGCCACCGAGGGGCAGGCGGGCCAGATCATGTCCGTCGATCTCGACTCGTTCGAGAGTCGCCGTGAGATCACCTCAGCCATCGAGAGCATGGGCAACGATCTCGCAACGAAATCAACGGCCAAAAACGAGATACTCGCACGCCGCATAGGCGAGCTAGGCCAGGGTGGTGGTCAGACGGGAGAGGTCGCACGGGGCCTCGCGGACCTTTCCATACAGATGAGGGATCTCGACCCGTCTACCATCGACTTCGCAAAGAGCGGTGGGCTGGGCAAGTTCTTCAATCCAGTACGTCGCTACTTTGAGCGTTACAAGACGGCCGACGCAGAAATCGCCGATATCGTGCGGTCCCTTGACCGGGGCAAGGCGACGCTTACGGCGGACAACACGACCCTTGAGCTCGAAGAGGCCGCGATGCGCGACCTCACCAAAAAGCTCAGCGAGAAGGTCGACATTGCCATGCAGCTCGATCGCTCCCTCACCACCGAGATCGAGCGCCGCAAGGCACAGAACGAGGACGAGAAGCTTGTCAAGTTCGTCGAGGAGGAGGTACTCTTCCCGCTCAGGCAGAAGGTGATGGACTTCCAGCAGCTGCTCGTGGTAAACCAGCAAGGCATCGTGGCCATGGAGGTTATCAGAAGAAATAACCTCGAGCTCATTCGTGCTGTCGACCGCGCTCAGAGCGTCACCGTCTCGTCCTTGCGTGTCGCCGTGACCGTTGCCGGCGCGCTCTACAACCAAAAGATCGTCCTCGACAAGGTGAAGGCTCTCAACGCCACTACCGAGAGCATGATCGCGTCCACATCGCGTATGCTGAAGGAGCAGGGAACCGAGATCCAGCGCCAGGCGACGGAGGCGACAGTGAGCCCCGAAACGCTTAAGCAGGCTTTCGCCGACGCCCTCGGAGCGCTCGATGACATCAGCACGTACAAGCAGGAGGCATTACCCAGGATCGCCCAGACCATTCAGGAGTTCAAGCAGATCGCCGAGAAGGGTGAGGCGAGGCTCAAGCAGATGGAGGATGCTGGCGCTTTTGACAGGTGA